One region of Quercus lobata isolate SW786 chromosome 2, ValleyOak3.0 Primary Assembly, whole genome shotgun sequence genomic DNA includes:
- the LOC115974365 gene encoding dihydroflavonol 4-reductase-like — protein sequence MGSEGETVCVTGAAGFIGSWLVMRLLESGYTVRATVRDPENLKKVKHLIDLPKASTHLTLWKADLNEEGSFDEAIKGCTGVFHVATPMDFESKDPENEVIKPTINGVLSIMKACVNAKTVRRLVFTSSAGTVNVEEHIKPVYDENCWTDVEFVRKKKMTGWMYFVSKTLAEQAAWKFAKENNLDFISIIPPLVVGPFIMSSMPPSLITGLSPITGNEAHYSIIKQGQFVHLDDLVNSHIYLYENPKAEGRYICSRTEATIHDIAKLLRENFPEYNVPTKFEGIDDNLEIVSFSSKKLTDLGFEFKYNLEEMFVGAVETCRAKGLLPAAGENNVTGTKKD from the exons ATGGGGTCAGAGGGTGAGACCGTTTGTGTCACTGGTGCTGCTGGGTTCATAGGATCATGGCTGGTCATGAGACTCCTAGAGAGTGGTTACACTGTCAGAGCCACCGTAAGAGACCCAG AGAACTTGAAGAAGGTAAAGCATTTGATAGATTTGCCTAAGGCATCGACGCACCTGACACTGTGGAAGGCTGACCTGAACGAAGAGGGAAGCTTTGATGAAGCAATTAAAGGATGCACCGGTGTTTTCCATGTGGCCACGCCCATGGactttgagtccaaggaccctGAG AATGAAGTGATAAAGCCAACGATAAATGGTGTGTTAAGCATCATGAAAGCTTGTGTCAATGCAAAAACTGTTCGAAGACTAGTATTCACATCCTCTGCAGGAACTGTCAATGTTGAAGAACACATAAAGCCTGTTTATGATGAAAATTGCTGGACTGATGTTGAATTTGTCCGGAAGAAAAAGATGACTGGATGG ATGTATTTCGTGTCCAAGACACTTGCTGAACAAGCCGCATGGAAGTTtgcaaaagaaaacaatttggaTTTCATCAGTATTATACCACCACTTGTGGTTGGTCCATTTATCATGTCATCAATGCCGCCAAGTCTTATAACCGGACTTTCTCCTATCACTG GTAATGAAGCTCATTACTCAATCATAAAGCAAGGCCAATTTGTTCACTTGGATGATCTCGTGAATTCtcatatatatttgtatgaGAATCCAAAGGCAGAGGGAAGATATATATGCTCCCGGACCGAAGCTACCATTCATGACATTGCAAAATTGCTTAGAGAAAATTTTCCAGAGTATAATGTTCCTACAAA GTTCGAAGGTATCGATGACAACTTGGAGATTGTCAGTTTCTCTTCCAAAAAGCTTACGGACTTGGGGTTTGAGTTCAAATACAACTTGGAGGAAATGTTTGTAGGAGCTGTTGAAACATGCCGAGCCAAGGGATTGCTTCCTGCTGCTGGTGAAAACAATGTCACTGGCAcgaaaaaagattga
- the LOC115974366 gene encoding dihydroflavonol 4-reductase-like, translating into MSSTSETVCVTGAAGFIGSWLVMRLLEHNYTVRATVRDPENMKKVKHLLELPKASTHLTLWKADLNEEGSFDEAIKGCNGVFHVATPMDFESKDPENEVIKPTINGMLSIMKACVNAKTVRKLAFTSSAAAVRFGEHEKPVYDENCWTDVEFCRNKKMTGWMYFVSKSLAEQAAWKFAKENNLDFITIIPPLVVGSFLMPSMPPSLITALSPITGNEAHYSILKQTQFVHLDVLCNAHIFLYEHPKAEGRYICSGCDATIHDVAKLLREKFPEYNVPTKFKDVDENLEIISFSSKKIKELGFGFKYNLEDMYVGAVETCRGKGLLPPAAEKRVEGTGLLPPAAEKRVKGTS; encoded by the exons ATGAGTTCAACTTCTGAAACAGTCTGCGTTACTGGAGCAGCTGGTTTTATTGGATCATGGCTTGTCATGAGACTTCTAGAGCACAATTATACTGTCAGAGCTACCGTGCGCGATCCAG AGAATATGAAGAAGGTGAAGCATTTGTTGGAATTGCCTAAGGCATCGACACACCTGACACTGTGGAAGGCAGACCTGAATGAAGAGGGAAGCTTTGATGAAGCAATCAAAGGGTGCAATGGTGTTTTCCATGTGGCCACACCCATGGACTTCGAGTCCAAGGACCCTGAG AACGAAGTGATAAAGCCCACGATAAATGGGATGCTAAGCATCATGAAAGCATGTGTGAATGCAAAAACTGTCCGAAAGCTGGCATTCACATCATCTGCAGCAGCAGTCAGATTTGGAGAGCATGAAAAGCCAGTATATGACGAAAACTGCTGGACTGATGTTGAATTTTGCCGCAACAAAAAGATGACTGGATGG ATGTATTTCGTGTCCAAGTCACTGGCTGAGCAAGCTGCATGGAAGTTTGCCAAAGAGAACAATTTGGATTTCATCACTATAATCCCACCTCTTGTGGTTGGTTCATTCCTTATGCCATCAATGCCACCAAGTCTCATTACTGCTCTTTCTCCTATCACAG GGAATGAAGCTCATTATTCGATATTGAAGCAAACCCAATTTGTTCACTTGGATGTCCTCTGCAATGCTCACATTTTTCTGTATGAGCATCCAAAGGCAGAGGGAAGGTATATATGCTCTGGCTGCGACGCAACCATTCATGACGTTGCAAAATTGCTTAGAGAAAAATTCCCCGAATACAATGTCCCTACAAA GTTCAAGGATGTAGATGAGAACTTGGAGATCATCTCCTTCTCTTCCAAAAAGATTAAAGAGTTGGGGTTCGGGTTCAAATACAACTTGGAGGACATGTATGTAGGTGCTGTTGAAACATGCCGAGGCAAGGGTTTGCTTCCTCCAGCTGCTGAAAAACGTGTTGAAGGCACAGGTTTGCTTCCTCCAGCAGCTGAAAAACGTGTTAAGGGCACAAGCTGA